The genomic window GGCACCGCCGGCGTGTGGCCACCCCGGCGGGGGGCATCCGATCGGTCCAACGAGCGGGTCGCCCGCCAATCACGGCCTGGCCGCCACGAGTCGGGGACACCGGGTCGCCGGTCCTGGGTCCGCGATCCGGTGACCGGCCGTCAACCCCGGGTGCCAAGGGCCGCGCCACCGCCGTCCGCGCCGCATGGCAGACTCCTCTGATGCCCGATGGCGGCCTGCTGAACGCCGTCGCGAGACATTCCGCATGGGGGAACCGAACAGATGTCACTGACAGAGCGCCACCGTCCCGGCACCGGACCGCGGCTCCGGCGCGCCACGACCACCGCGGCAGCCGCCGCGCTGACCCTCTTCGCCGCCACCGCCTGCGGATCGAGCGGCAGTTCACCGAAGGCGGCCCCGAGCGCGCCCGCCCCGGCCCCGGCCACGGCCAGCGTCGCGAGCGCGAGCCCGAGCGGCCTGCTGGGCAGCCTGCCCAGCCTGTCCGACCTGAAGAAGTGGAACGCCCACGACTGGGACACCTGGGCCAAGCAGCAGCATGTGCTCACCCAGGCGGTCAAGGGCTTCTGGGACCTGCAGAAGATGCTCCAGGCCAAGCCCGCCGACCCCGTCGCCCCGCCGCAGCAGCCCACCGACGGCGGCAACGACCCGCTGCCCAGCGCGATCCAGGCCCAGGCGATAGCCCACCCGTACAGCCAGAACCCGGTGGACGGCAAGGTCTTCTTCGACATCGGCCCCGACAAGCACGCCGTCTGCTCGGCCACCGTCATCTCCGACCCGCAGCACCCGGGCAAGAGCAACCTGATCTGGACCGCCGGGCACTGCCTGACCAGCGGCAAGACCGGCCAGCAGTACAGCAACATCGCCTTCGTACCGGCCTTCAACAGCTCCGGCGAGGTCAGCCACGGCCGACAGCCCACCGACAAGAGCCAGTTCGCGCCGTTCGGCGTCTGGGACGTCAGCGCCGCGATCACCTCGCCGCAGTGGACGGCCGAGGGCGGCGAGACCGGCAGCGCGGCCAGCCAGTACGACTTCGCCATCATGAAGGTGGCCAACCCGGACGGCAACGGCAAGTCGCTGGAGGAGACGGTCGGCGGCTCGGTGCCGGTCTGGTTCAACGCCCCGCGCGACCAGCTGAAGATCACCGCGGTCGGCTACCCCTCGGCCGCGCCCTTCGACGGCATGGAGATGGAGCGCTGCAACGGCGGCCAGCCCTCCCGGCTCTCCTTCGACGCCTCCCGCCCGGCGATGGAGGTGATCGGCTGCACCATGACGGCCGGCTCCAGCGGCGGCGGCTGGTTCGCGGTCAAGGACGGCAAGCCCGCGCTGGTCAGCAACACCTCGATCGGCCCGGAGGAGAGCGGCTGGCTGGCCGGTCCCTACCTGGACGACGTGGCGAAGAGCGCGCTGGACTACATCAGCAAGAAGAACTGATGGGCGGGCACCCGATGGCCCGGGCCCCGCTCGGCGCGGCGCTGGCCGTCGCCCTGACCCTGGTCGCCGGCTGCGGCAGCGGCCCCGAGCACCGCGCTGACCTGCGCAACCTGCGCAGCTGGAGCGCCGCCGACTGGTCCCGCTGGGCCCACCAGCACCTGTTGAAGAACGAGATCGCCAAGGACCTCTGGTCGCCGGCCGCCATGAAGGAGGCCACCCCGGCCGACCGGGCCGCCCCGACCCCGCCGCCGCTCCCCTCCCCGCAGCCTGCGGCCTCGGCCCCCACCGGCACGGCGAGCGCCCAGGACACCCAGAACGACCCGCTGCCCGCGCCCGTGCAGGCACAGGCCGAGCAGCACCCCTACCCGGCCCCGCTCGCGGTCTTCGGCAAGCTCTTCGCCAAGAGCCCGCAGGGCACCTACGTCTGCTCCGGCACGGTGGTGAGCGACCCGCAGCACCCGGGCAAGAGCAACCTGGTGTGGACCGCCGGGCACTGCCTGCACGGCGGCAAGGGCGCCGACTGGCTGAAGAACATCGCCTTCGTCCCGGACTACAACAGCTCGGGCGCGGCCAGCGACGGCCGGCAGGCCACCTTGGCCGAGGTCGCGCCGTACGGCCGCTGGTGGGCGAACTACGCCATGGTCTCGCCGCAGTGGATGGCGGAGGGCGGGGACTCGGGCGGCTCGGTCAACCAGTACGACTCGGGGATCATCCGGGTGACCGACCCGGACCTGCCCGGGAAGTCCCTGGAGGAGGAGGTCGGCGGCTCGGTGCCGATCTGGTTCGACGCCCCGCGCGCGCAACTGGCCGCGGTGACCGCCTACGGGTTCCCGGCCACCAAGCCGTTCGACGGCCAGGAGCTGGACTCCTGCGCCGGTGGCCGCCCGAGCCGGCTCTCCTACGATCCGTCCCGGCCCACCATGCTGACCATCGGCTGCACCATGACCGGCGGGGCCAGCGGCGGCGGCTGGCTGGCGACCGGCCCCGACGGCCGGCCGGCGCTGGTGAGCAACACCTCGATCGGGCCCAGCCCGGCGGCCTGGGTGGCCGGTCCGGAGCTGGACGACGAGGCGCGGCAGATGTTCACCACCATGACCCAGCTCGGCTGAGACGGGTCGCGGCAGCGCGAAGGGCCCCGGAGATCCGGGGCCCTTCGCGTGTCACGGGTGCGCTCAGTGCTGGACGGCCACCGCGTAGCGCTCCAGCTCGGCGGCCAGCTCGGCCGCCACCATGGCGCGCAGCAGCGTGCCCTCACCGGTGTGCTCGGTCTCCAGCAGCTCGCCCTCGGCGTGCACCCGCGAGACCAGGTCGCCCCGGGTGTACGGGACCAGCGCCTGGACCTCGACCGACGGGCGCGGCAGCTCCTGGTCGATCAGCGCGAGCAGCTCCTCGATCCCCGCGCCGGTACGGGCCGACACCACGATGGCGTGCGGCTCGCGGCGCAGCAGGCGCTGCAGCACGTGCGGGTCGGCGGCGTCGGCCTTGTTGATCACCACCAGCTCCGGCACGTTCTGCGCGTCGACCGAGACGATCACCTCGCGGACCGCCGCCAGCTGGGTCTCCGGCTCGGGGTGCGAACCGTCCACCACGTGCAGGATCAGGTCGGCGTCGGCGACCTCCTCCATGGTCGAGCGGAAGGCCTCGACCAGGTGGTGCGGCAGGTGCCGGACGAATCCGACGGTGTCGGCCAGCGTGTAGAGCCGGCCGCTCGGGGTCTGGGCCCGGCGCACGGTCGGGTCCAGGGTGGCGAACAGCGCGTTCTCCACCAGGACACCGGCGCCGGTGAGCCGGTTGAGCAGCGAGGACTTGCCGGCGTTGGTGTAGCCCGCGATGGCCACCGACGGTACCTGGTGGCGCTTGCGCTCCTGGCGCTTGGTGTCCCGGCCCTTCTTCATGTCGGCGATCTCCCGGCGGAGCTTCGCCATCTTCTCGCGGATCCGGCGCCGGTCGGTCTCGATCTTGGTCTCACCGGGACCACGCGTCGCCATGCCGCCGCCGGACGAGCCGGCGCCGCCACCACCCATCTGCCGGGACAGCGACTGACCCCAACCGCGCAGGCGCGGCAGCATGTACTGCATCTGCGCGAGCGAGACCTGGGCCTTGCCCTCCCGGGACTTGGCGTGCTGGGCGAAGATGTCGAGGATCAGCGCGGTCCGGTCGACCACCTTGACCTTCACCACGTCCTCGAGGTGGATCAGCTGCCCAGGGGTCAGCTCACCGTCGCAGACCACGGTGTCGGCGCCGGTGGCGGCGACGATGTCGCGCAGCTCCTTGGCCTTGCCGGACCCGATGTAGGTGGCGGCGTCGGGCTTGTCGCGGCGCTGGATCACCCCGTCGAGCACCTGGGAGCCGGCGGTCTCGGCCAGGGCGGCGAGCTCGGCGAGCGAGTTCTCGGCCTCCTCGGCGGTGCCGTCGGTCCAGACGCCCACCAGCACCACGCGCTCCAGGCGCAGCTGGCGGTACTCGACCTCGGTGACGTCCTCGAGCTCGGTGGAGAGTCCGGCCACGCGGCGGAGCGCGGCACGCTCGCTGCGGTCGTACTGGTCGCCGTCGTAGTTGTACTGGCCGAGGTCCTCGTCGATGGCCGCGAGGTCCTCGTCCATCAGGGCTTCGGCCCGGAGGTCAGCGGGACGCCGGGCACCGCGGCCAGGGGTCGCGCTGGAATTGTCGCGGTCTTCGAACGTGGAGGTCATCGTGTCCTTAATATCTCGACGAGGCACAGGGGGGCGGGACTGACAGGAGGCGGGACTATTCGGGCTGTCCCTCCACAGCGCGTAACGCGGCGGAGCGGTCCCGAATTCCCTTCGATGGTCGCACGGGCGCGGGGGCCGGGTCACCAGCATTTCCGGCGGACCGGACGAGCGGACGCAGCCTGGGCGGGCGCGGGGCCTCCAGACCGGGCCGGCGGACATCGTAGACCCCGGAGACCCGCAGCATCGCCCGCATCACCACCGGCAGCGTCGCGGCTCCCGGCAACTCCACCGTGTAGGTGTGGCGGACCCGCAGCTGCTGGGGCGGTTCGACCACGGCCGAGACGATGTCCAGGCCGGTGGCCGACATCGCCGCCGTGAGGTCGGCCAGCAGGCCGGGGCGGTTCAGCGCCTCGGCCTGCAGGGTGACCCGGAACGGCGCCGCCGGGCCGCCGGCCGGCCCGACCGCGGCTCCGGGCGCCCAGTCCAGCTGCACCGGACCGCGCCCGGCACCGCGCATCCGCTCACCGGTGGGGCAGTCGCTGCGGTGCACGGCGATCGAACCGCCACGGATCTGGAAGCCGGTCACCC from Kitasatospora sp. NBC_01250 includes these protein-coding regions:
- a CDS encoding trypsin-like serine peptidase, translated to MGGHPMARAPLGAALAVALTLVAGCGSGPEHRADLRNLRSWSAADWSRWAHQHLLKNEIAKDLWSPAAMKEATPADRAAPTPPPLPSPQPAASAPTGTASAQDTQNDPLPAPVQAQAEQHPYPAPLAVFGKLFAKSPQGTYVCSGTVVSDPQHPGKSNLVWTAGHCLHGGKGADWLKNIAFVPDYNSSGAASDGRQATLAEVAPYGRWWANYAMVSPQWMAEGGDSGGSVNQYDSGIIRVTDPDLPGKSLEEEVGGSVPIWFDAPRAQLAAVTAYGFPATKPFDGQELDSCAGGRPSRLSYDPSRPTMLTIGCTMTGGASGGGWLATGPDGRPALVSNTSIGPSPAAWVAGPELDDEARQMFTTMTQLG
- a CDS encoding trypsin-like serine peptidase, with the protein product MSLTERHRPGTGPRLRRATTTAAAAALTLFAATACGSSGSSPKAAPSAPAPAPATASVASASPSGLLGSLPSLSDLKKWNAHDWDTWAKQQHVLTQAVKGFWDLQKMLQAKPADPVAPPQQPTDGGNDPLPSAIQAQAIAHPYSQNPVDGKVFFDIGPDKHAVCSATVISDPQHPGKSNLIWTAGHCLTSGKTGQQYSNIAFVPAFNSSGEVSHGRQPTDKSQFAPFGVWDVSAAITSPQWTAEGGETGSAASQYDFAIMKVANPDGNGKSLEETVGGSVPVWFNAPRDQLKITAVGYPSAAPFDGMEMERCNGGQPSRLSFDASRPAMEVIGCTMTAGSSGGGWFAVKDGKPALVSNTSIGPEESGWLAGPYLDDVAKSALDYISKKN
- the hflX gene encoding GTPase HflX, translated to MTSTFEDRDNSSATPGRGARRPADLRAEALMDEDLAAIDEDLGQYNYDGDQYDRSERAALRRVAGLSTELEDVTEVEYRQLRLERVVLVGVWTDGTAEEAENSLAELAALAETAGSQVLDGVIQRRDKPDAATYIGSGKAKELRDIVAATGADTVVCDGELTPGQLIHLEDVVKVKVVDRTALILDIFAQHAKSREGKAQVSLAQMQYMLPRLRGWGQSLSRQMGGGGAGSSGGGMATRGPGETKIETDRRRIREKMAKLRREIADMKKGRDTKRQERKRHQVPSVAIAGYTNAGKSSLLNRLTGAGVLVENALFATLDPTVRRAQTPSGRLYTLADTVGFVRHLPHHLVEAFRSTMEEVADADLILHVVDGSHPEPETQLAAVREVIVSVDAQNVPELVVINKADAADPHVLQRLLRREPHAIVVSARTGAGIEELLALIDQELPRPSVEVQALVPYTRGDLVSRVHAEGELLETEHTGEGTLLRAMVAAELAAELERYAVAVQH